Part of the Puniceicoccus vermicola genome, CTTTTTTTTCACTTCCGGATAGACCTCTCCCATCCACTGCTTCACCTCAGCCGGGCGTTGCTCGTAAGCCTTCTTCAGTGGTCGCTGGGGAGTGAAACCCCAGCGAGCCAAGACTACACTCATCGATTGAAGTCCATACTCGATTTTAAACCGGTTTTTGATCAGCTCTCTCACGGCTTCCCGCGTCCAGAGAGCGAAACGCAGCTTCAATTGATCCGGGGTCTTGTCGGTGATAAGCTTTTGAATCTCTTTCTCTTGATCCGCAGTCATCTTGCGTCCACTTCCATCTTGCCGACCCCGCTTGCCCTTACCGATAGCCGCCCAACCCCCAACCTCAAAGCGTTTCCACCACCGATTCACCGTGGGCTGGGCCACACCAAAATCCTTGGCAACCTGTGTTTGTGTTCGGCCCTTTTTCAAGGCACGGATCGCCTGACGGCGCATCTCTTGCTGGGCATCCTGACTCAGCGTGCGGGCATCTCGATTTTCCATCAGTAAAGATCGCTCGATTATGATCTATTTGTCAAGCGAGTTAATAACCCGTCTTCTCTTCGCCTTATTCATGTGTATCCCTTCCGTCAATTTGATCGATTTCGTTTCGCCAGGTTCCGATGATTTGGAAAAGTGGCGTAGGGAACCATCATGGGCGGTCGCTAGAATTAGGTTTTTGATCAAGCTGGGTAGGCTCCAGAGGGAGCTCCGGTGAATTGTATCGAATCGCGAATCATGAACGCTATCCTGAAACTCTTTGGAGTCGTATTGGCAATGGCCTCGGTCTCTTGTTCTTCCGAACGTTTCATTGAAGGAGACTTCTCTTCGGTCGGGAAAGACTACGATCCTCAACAGACTAAGGCGTATGAGATCTTGGGACTTACAACGATGACCTACCAATATTCGGTGGAGCCCCATCATGAGCTGGAGTTCGCTGTCGAATTGATTGATTATTTGGATAAAGATTCTAGTCGGGAAGATGTCATTACCGCCCGTAATGACGGGAGTTCTCCCATTTCCGGGAGTTTTGAAATATATTATTACATAAACCCCTTGAATGGTGACACGATTATTGAAGTGACCAATAAGCCATCCCGGGGAAATGTCGTTTCGCAGTACTTCCGATTGCGATCCGAGACTTATCAGAAAGTGAGATCCGCGCGGCCAGCATTGGCCTTTTCTTCCGATCCGAATCTGCGATGGATCTCTGAGAATCAAGCAGAGTTACTGAAGTTTCGGGGGTATGGTGATAACGACGGGGAAGATCTCATTTTGTCGTTGGAAATCACCGCTGAATTGAAATCGAGCTCCAGTGAGAGCGGGGGAGGAGAGGGAGTTTCCTCTCACTGAGGCCGGAGGTGAAAGAAGAATTTTTCCATGTTTAGATCAATGCGGGATACACGGACGATAGTCCGAATGGGACTCGTTTAGGGACTCATCCACCCCTCCACCCCCGACATCGTCGGGGGTCCCCCTCCCGTGCGAGAATATCCTTATACACAAGCCTATAGCTCTGGACGGTCTCGAAAACGCAAGAACAGGGGAGCGCGGCATTCATTCCGCGCCGCATGCCACTCAGGCCTTTCGCCTTAGATTCTGAGGGAAACTTTTCATTCGCAGCGAATCTGACGGGGCGGAATGAATTCCGCGCTCCATTTGGGGCATACTCCTACAAGATAACTCAAAGTTATTGCAGGAAAACGTTAGTCTAGGAAGTTGTGTGTAAGGATATGCCTGCATGCAGGGGTGAAGTCTCGGTCAATACTTGAGAGCCCCTTCGACTGGCAGAGTCGTGCATCTAATTGCTTTAAAAGACTGCAGTCTCGGTTGATAAAGAAAGTAACTTTATCGAAATTGTTGTGAGAAAAGGGCTGAAAACACTAATTGCGGGGATCGTTCTCGTATTGCTCGGGCTCTTTGTTATCCCCGCGGTCATTCTCTTGGCGATCTTTCTGCCGGACCACGAGGACCTTTCCTTTCAAGTGCCTGGTCAGGTCGAGATTTCGGTGGAGGAACCGGGAAACTACTATCTTTGGAACGACTATGTAACTTTTTTTGAAGGGAAGAGCTATCGCCGTTCCGAGGAAATTCCCGATGGTTTGGCGATTGGTGTTCAGGGGGAAGATGGAAAGGAAGTCGTTTTTCACAGGAATTCGTCCGTTACGTTGGACTTTGGAGACCGACAACAGAGGAGCGTTGGATATGTCTCGGTTGCGGATCCCGGGACTCTTTTGATATCTGTTTCCGGTAACTTCGAACCGCGTATCTTCTCCTTTAGCCGATCCCGTTTGTTTATGTTCTTCGGACTGATTTTTGGAGGCGT contains:
- a CDS encoding winged helix-turn-helix domain-containing protein — protein: MENRDARTLSQDAQQEMRRQAIRALKKGRTQTQVAKDFGVAQPTVNRWWKRFEVGGWAAIGKGKRGRQDGSGRKMTADQEKEIQKLITDKTPDQLKLRFALWTREAVRELIKNRFKIEYGLQSMSVVLARWGFTPQRPLKKAYEQRPAEVKQWMGEVYPEVKKK